In Methylacidiphilum infernorum V4, a single window of DNA contains:
- a CDS encoding 4Fe4S-binding leucine-rich repeat protein: protein MKDLSKECLDWEGLPVNCASCPHKELELKGKCRMGEACVQDRYAKRIERFFECNPTLAINYITHPYFEIRAIALRYVDGHHQIRLSMDPDETVRMSAAYYVPRKFLLRMRFDESREVRIRAAGLLEGLDLVPMLIDPDYYVRILVARKIPLEWLIFMVSDPEPAVRIEVAKRVGDEGLIMLANDLDEEVRLTVVSRLDTKELNRFINDPSWKVRFEVVRRINPKYLGLFCQDQDSFVREFAKIRMEEQWGSASSNGSTKEWEKKSNDERKGC from the coding sequence ATGAAAGATCTTTCAAAAGAATGCTTGGATTGGGAGGGCCTGCCGGTTAACTGTGCAAGCTGTCCCCACAAGGAGTTGGAACTCAAAGGGAAATGTCGCATGGGAGAAGCTTGTGTGCAGGATAGGTATGCAAAAAGAATAGAAAGGTTTTTCGAATGCAATCCCACCCTTGCGATCAACTATATCACCCATCCTTATTTTGAGATCCGTGCTATTGCATTGAGGTATGTTGACGGTCATCACCAGATTCGTCTTTCCATGGATCCCGATGAAACGGTCCGGATGAGCGCGGCTTATTATGTCCCTCGGAAATTTCTTTTGCGGATGCGCTTTGATGAAAGTCGTGAAGTGCGGATAAGAGCGGCAGGTTTGCTTGAAGGGTTGGATCTTGTCCCCATGCTGATCGATCCCGATTACTACGTTAGAATCCTCGTGGCAAGAAAAATCCCCTTGGAGTGGTTGATCTTCATGGTATCTGATCCCGAGCCGGCCGTGCGCATAGAGGTAGCTAAAAGGGTAGGAGATGAGGGATTGATCATGCTTGCCAATGACCTGGACGAAGAGGTCCGGCTGACGGTCGTATCTCGATTGGATACGAAGGAGTTAAACCGGTTTATAAACGATCCGAGCTGGAAGGTAAGGTTTGAAGTGGTTCGAAGAATCAATCCGAAATATCTTGGTCTCTTTTGTCAAGACCAGGATTCTTTTGTAAGAGAATTTGCCAAGATTCGAATGGAAGAGCAGTGGGGTTCGGCCTCATCGAATGGTTCCACAAAAGAATGGGAAAAAAAGAGTAACGATGAGAGAAAAGGATGTTAA
- a CDS encoding nitrogen fixation protein NifZ, translating into MREKDVNELDGPPAFEYGQRVRSKKNIRNDGTFPGKEIGEILVKKGEIGYVTSIGTFLQKFYIYGVDFVERGYLVGMKSEELEPAEEEEKGQ; encoded by the coding sequence ATGAGAGAAAAGGATGTTAACGAACTTGACGGTCCTCCCGCTTTTGAATATGGCCAGCGAGTAAGAAGCAAAAAAAACATACGCAATGACGGGACATTTCCCGGGAAGGAAATCGGTGAGATCCTGGTTAAAAAAGGAGAGATCGGTTATGTCACCAGTATCGGAACTTTTCTTCAAAAATTTTACATCTACGGGGTAGATTTCGTGGAAAGGGGCTATCTCGTAGGGATGAAATCCGAAGAGTTAGAACCCGCCGAAGAAGAAGAAAAGGGACAATGA
- a CDS encoding cysteine desulfurase family protein — MRERLYLDYNATTPLLEEVFEAMLPWLGPRFGNPSSSHREGKEAKEALFLSRKQIARFLGAKPEEIIFTSGCSESIALAFKGVLGAAPEGKNKIVVSAVEHPVVFSLLKQLEKENVKIGVVGVDRDGAIRLEELQKALDPSVILLSFLWANNETGVLFPIQEIGRFAKAQGILFHVDGAQVAGKIPIDLSALPIDLFSLSAHKFYGPKGIGVLYKKKGVELAPLVPGHQERGLRGGTENVAAVVGMAKACEVVEMKMKGESLRLQKLRDGMEERIKKQWPGAVIVGERNTRICNTSNIIFPGIDAEELLNFLDLNGIAVSTGSACTRGSQEPSHVLMAMGYDSQEASSALRISFGYATTAKEIEGFLDVLFSFKKNRADLDPGHEPKETGKETAGNAFLKDLA; from the coding sequence ATGAGAGAAAGGCTGTACTTGGATTACAACGCTACGACCCCTCTTTTAGAAGAGGTTTTCGAAGCCATGCTCCCTTGGCTCGGTCCAAGATTTGGCAATCCCTCGAGTAGTCATCGTGAAGGGAAAGAAGCTAAAGAAGCTTTGTTTCTTTCCCGCAAGCAAATTGCCCGCTTTCTGGGGGCAAAGCCCGAAGAAATTATTTTTACAAGTGGTTGTTCGGAAAGCATAGCTTTGGCTTTCAAGGGAGTTTTGGGCGCCGCTCCCGAAGGGAAAAATAAGATTGTCGTTTCGGCGGTTGAACATCCCGTAGTCTTTAGTTTGCTCAAGCAACTTGAGAAAGAAAACGTAAAAATTGGCGTTGTGGGGGTGGACAGGGATGGAGCTATCAGGCTAGAAGAACTTCAAAAGGCTTTAGATCCCTCCGTTATCCTGCTCAGTTTTCTGTGGGCAAACAACGAAACGGGGGTGCTTTTCCCTATCCAAGAAATCGGCCGTTTCGCTAAAGCTCAAGGAATCCTTTTTCACGTGGATGGGGCTCAAGTAGCAGGCAAAATCCCTATCGATCTTTCAGCTCTTCCCATCGATCTCTTTTCCCTTTCAGCGCACAAGTTTTATGGCCCCAAGGGAATTGGAGTTCTTTACAAGAAAAAGGGGGTAGAGCTGGCACCCCTGGTCCCGGGTCATCAAGAAAGGGGTTTAAGGGGAGGCACAGAAAACGTTGCAGCCGTGGTGGGGATGGCAAAAGCTTGTGAAGTGGTCGAAATGAAGATGAAAGGGGAGAGCTTGAGGCTTCAAAAATTGAGGGATGGGATGGAAGAGCGGATTAAAAAGCAATGGCCAGGAGCAGTAATCGTCGGGGAAAGGAATACCCGCATTTGTAATACTTCGAACATCATTTTTCCGGGAATAGACGCCGAGGAACTGCTGAATTTTCTTGATCTGAACGGAATTGCTGTTTCAACTGGATCGGCGTGTACAAGGGGCAGCCAGGAACCATCCCACGTTCTCATGGCGATGGGATACGACTCCCAAGAGGCTTCTTCGGCGCTAAGAATTTCTTTTGGATACGCCACCACAGCGAAAGAAATAGAAGGCTTCTTGGACGTTCTTTTTTCGTTTAAAAAAAATCGGGCTGATTTGGACCCTGGGCATGAGCCAAAAGAGACGGGGAAGGAGACTGCCGGAAATGCTTTCTTGAAGGATTTGGCATGA
- a CDS encoding nitrogen fixation protein NifQ: MMEFCLQIGDESQESCELSFSLLSILKKSFTYVLQRFGNRESEPFIPFLGMSSEEVGKLASFFDLTLDSPQRGNLGAYLGCLEEHKMLVEFFLRYRNRDGEISLWVSHLLATASLGENHLWQDMGLQNRAELGFLLRSLFFPLFSANKQDMRWKRFFYRKLCEEEGIFVCKAPNCKDCSDRPICFGPE; encoded by the coding sequence ATGATGGAATTTTGCTTACAAATAGGAGATGAAAGCCAAGAGAGCTGTGAGCTTTCATTTTCTCTTTTATCCATTCTTAAAAAGAGTTTTACTTACGTCCTCCAGAGGTTTGGAAATAGGGAAAGTGAACCCTTTATCCCTTTTCTTGGCATGTCCAGCGAAGAGGTGGGAAAGCTCGCCTCTTTTTTCGATTTGACCCTGGATTCCCCTCAAAGAGGGAACCTAGGGGCTTATCTGGGATGCTTGGAAGAGCACAAGATGCTGGTAGAGTTTTTCCTTCGTTATCGGAACCGGGACGGGGAGATTTCTTTATGGGTATCCCACCTTTTAGCAACGGCTTCGCTAGGTGAAAACCATCTTTGGCAAGACATGGGTCTTCAAAATAGGGCTGAGCTCGGTTTTCTTTTACGCTCCCTATTTTTTCCTCTCTTTAGTGCCAATAAACAAGACATGCGTTGGAAGAGATTTTTCTATAGGAAATTATGTGAAGAGGAGGGGATCTTTGTATGCAAAGCCCCTAATTGTAAGGATTGTTCGGATAGGCCAATATGCTTTGGCCCGGAATAA
- a CDS encoding sulfurtransferase, whose amino-acid sequence MNAGYAFAEKLVEVEWLAENLNALGPDIRIVESNEDVLVYDTGHIPGAVHIDWRKDLQDPLIRDYISTEKFAQLCSRNGITIDTTCIFYGDKSNWWACYALWAFELFGHTKAKILNGGRDKWIKLGLPITKEKPTYEKTFYPVPPQRKDGEIRVFYDEVLSFLKTRGPLIDVRSPGEFSGELLHMPEYPQEGVLRGGHIPGAKSVPWKTAVNEDGTFKSFAELQEIYEKQAGLDPEKETIVYCRIGERSSHTWFVLKYLLGHKKVKNYDGSWTEWGNKVAAPIER is encoded by the coding sequence ATGAATGCAGGTTATGCTTTTGCCGAAAAATTAGTCGAAGTGGAATGGCTCGCCGAGAATTTGAATGCCCTTGGTCCAGATATCCGGATCGTGGAAAGTAACGAAGATGTGTTAGTTTATGACACGGGTCATATCCCGGGAGCTGTTCATATCGATTGGCGGAAAGACCTCCAAGACCCCTTAATCCGGGATTACATCTCTACGGAAAAATTCGCCCAGCTTTGTTCTCGAAACGGCATTACTATTGATACTACCTGTATTTTCTATGGGGATAAGTCCAATTGGTGGGCTTGTTATGCCCTGTGGGCATTCGAATTGTTTGGACACACAAAGGCGAAAATTCTCAACGGGGGAAGGGACAAGTGGATCAAATTGGGTCTGCCTATAACCAAGGAAAAACCTACCTATGAAAAAACCTTCTATCCCGTGCCGCCGCAAAGAAAAGATGGGGAAATCCGCGTTTTTTATGACGAGGTGCTTTCTTTTTTGAAAACAAGGGGTCCCCTGATCGACGTGCGCAGTCCCGGAGAATTTTCCGGGGAACTCCTTCACATGCCCGAGTATCCTCAAGAAGGAGTGTTGCGGGGAGGCCATATTCCAGGGGCTAAAAGTGTGCCCTGGAAAACGGCGGTAAATGAAGACGGCACATTTAAGTCTTTTGCCGAACTGCAGGAAATTTATGAAAAACAGGCGGGGCTAGATCCCGAAAAAGAAACGATTGTTTATTGCCGGATAGGCGAGCGTTCAAGTCATACCTGGTTTGTTTTGAAGTATCTGCTTGGTCATAAAAAGGTCAAAAATTATGACGGGTCGTGGACCGAATGGGGAAACAAGGTTGCTGCACCGATTGAGCGCTAA
- the nifA gene encoding nif-specific transcriptional activator NifA, translated as MKKNGEFVAIYEISKILTSSQPLLFQSFRESLKILNIHLKLQKSLIFIRKGQDPILLAGCGNDQADNHFSFYYFFIEQVLKNGFPIVVPDIHKEPYFSSDISHEEDGTEEPISLFCLPIRYERECIGVLVCEKKRESALEPLSETTLTLSLATNLFGQKIKLSMDNFKPIPFPQSLELPPPPRKNGDIQLKNNGGVIGQSKQMQAVMDLVYHVAPSRSTVLLRGESGTGKEVIARTIHYLSPRKEGPFIKVNCSALPETILESELFGHEKGAFTGALFERKGRFELAHGGTLFLDEIGDISPAVQVKLLRVLQEREFERVGGNKTIRVDVRVITATNKNLEEAVLKGEFRADLYFRINVVSISLPPLRERKEDIPLLADHILNKIGKELNRKLRITPEALKLLINCHWPGNVRELENCLERAATNSRNNWIDEIDVACRRNQCSSPMLWKKELQVISTPVVSSEEAKSREETPRSSFFSPLISDDPKEKIIQAMEKCGWVQAKAARLLNITPRQLGYALKKYGIEIKKF; from the coding sequence ATGAAAAAAAACGGAGAATTTGTTGCCATTTATGAAATCAGCAAGATCCTTACCTCTTCTCAACCCCTTCTTTTTCAATCATTCCGAGAATCATTAAAAATTTTAAATATTCATTTAAAATTACAGAAATCTTTAATTTTCATCCGCAAAGGCCAAGATCCTATCCTTCTGGCCGGTTGTGGCAACGATCAAGCCGACAACCATTTCTCTTTTTACTATTTTTTTATTGAACAGGTTTTAAAAAACGGATTTCCCATCGTCGTTCCCGACATTCACAAAGAACCCTACTTCAGTTCGGATATTTCTCATGAAGAGGACGGCACAGAAGAGCCCATTTCCCTTTTTTGTTTGCCGATTCGATACGAAAGAGAATGCATAGGGGTTCTCGTCTGTGAAAAGAAAAGGGAATCCGCCCTTGAGCCGTTATCTGAAACTACGCTGACTCTCAGCCTGGCAACGAATCTTTTCGGACAAAAAATAAAACTCAGCATGGACAATTTCAAACCGATCCCCTTTCCCCAAAGCCTGGAACTGCCACCTCCCCCTCGGAAAAACGGCGACATCCAGCTAAAAAACAACGGTGGGGTCATTGGACAAAGCAAGCAGATGCAAGCGGTCATGGATCTTGTTTACCACGTGGCTCCTTCGCGCTCTACGGTTCTGCTCCGCGGAGAAAGCGGCACGGGAAAAGAAGTTATCGCGCGTACCATACATTACCTTAGCCCGAGGAAAGAGGGACCTTTTATAAAAGTCAACTGTTCAGCCTTGCCGGAAACTATTCTTGAATCCGAACTTTTTGGACATGAAAAAGGGGCCTTTACCGGGGCGCTTTTTGAAAGGAAAGGCCGGTTTGAATTGGCTCACGGCGGTACTCTCTTCCTGGATGAAATCGGAGATATCTCTCCCGCTGTCCAGGTGAAACTGCTCCGGGTTCTGCAAGAAAGGGAGTTTGAAAGGGTGGGGGGCAATAAAACTATTCGGGTAGATGTAAGGGTCATTACGGCTACGAATAAAAATCTTGAAGAGGCGGTCTTGAAGGGTGAGTTTCGTGCCGACCTTTACTTCCGGATCAACGTCGTATCCATCTCCTTGCCCCCTTTGCGAGAGAGAAAAGAGGATATTCCGCTTCTTGCCGATCATATTTTAAACAAGATCGGGAAAGAATTGAACCGAAAATTAAGAATCACCCCGGAAGCCCTTAAGTTGTTGATCAATTGTCATTGGCCGGGAAATGTCAGAGAACTGGAAAATTGCCTGGAAAGGGCCGCGACAAATTCCCGGAACAACTGGATAGACGAGATCGATGTCGCTTGCCGAAGGAATCAATGCTCTTCTCCCATGCTGTGGAAAAAAGAGCTGCAGGTAATCTCCACACCCGTTGTCTCTTCTGAAGAAGCCAAATCCAGGGAAGAAACCCCAAGATCTTCCTTCTTTAGCCCCCTCATCTCCGATGATCCCAAGGAAAAAATTATTCAAGCTATGGAAAAGTGCGGCTGGGTCCAAGCCAAGGCTGCCCGCCTGCTGAACATCACCCCAAGGCAGCTCGGTTATGCCTTAAAAAAATATGGCATAGAAATAAAAAAGTTCTAA
- the erpA gene encoding iron-sulfur cluster insertion protein ErpA — protein sequence MNQTVKDREKEHQLGDEINGNHGVELSGSAVQKIRSLIEEEKDTELKLRIFITGGGCSGFQYNFAFDKQIEEGDILYEKGGVWLVIDPQSHMYLKGSVIDYEENLEGARFVIHNPNAGSTCSCGSSFSANCSQGV from the coding sequence ATGAACCAAACAGTAAAAGATAGAGAGAAGGAACATCAACTGGGGGATGAAATCAACGGAAACCACGGGGTTGAATTATCCGGATCGGCCGTGCAAAAAATTAGGTCCTTGATTGAAGAAGAAAAGGATACGGAGCTTAAACTGCGCATTTTCATAACTGGAGGGGGCTGTTCGGGTTTCCAGTACAATTTTGCCTTTGATAAACAGATAGAGGAAGGAGATATCCTTTATGAAAAGGGCGGGGTTTGGCTGGTCATTGATCCCCAAAGCCACATGTACCTGAAAGGATCGGTCATAGATTACGAGGAAAATCTTGAAGGAGCTCGTTTCGTCATCCACAACCCCAACGCAGGATCAACCTGTAGCTGTGGTTCTTCATTTTCTGCAAACTGCTCCCAAGGAGTATAA
- a CDS encoding HesB/IscA family protein — MAITITPRAQEKLAKSLLGKKEFVGLRLAVLRAGCAGFTYQMDYVREVESGDFVYAFAGGQLVVDKDSLKMVDGLVLDYVKDPFRERFVFNNPNATGSCGCGESFSLSR, encoded by the coding sequence ATGGCTATTACGATAACACCAAGAGCACAAGAGAAACTGGCCAAATCGTTGCTTGGAAAAAAGGAGTTTGTAGGTTTAAGGCTTGCGGTATTACGAGCGGGATGCGCGGGTTTTACCTACCAAATGGATTATGTCCGGGAAGTGGAATCGGGTGATTTTGTCTACGCCTTTGCGGGGGGACAATTGGTTGTAGACAAGGATTCTCTAAAAATGGTTGATGGCTTGGTTCTTGATTACGTTAAGGATCCTTTTAGAGAAAGGTTTGTTTTCAATAATCCTAATGCTACCGGAAGCTGTGGCTGTGGGGAAAGTTTTAGCCTGTCCAGATAG
- the nifT gene encoding putative nitrogen fixation protein NifT codes for MKIMVRKKEAGEITIYIAKKDLEEPIVSADKEGLFGGVVTLANGMKFLLPEVPPGTKLPLTLEARKIEG; via the coding sequence ATGAAAATCATGGTAAGAAAGAAAGAAGCAGGAGAGATAACGATTTACATCGCCAAAAAAGACCTTGAAGAGCCGATCGTCAGCGCGGACAAAGAAGGGTTATTTGGGGGCGTGGTGACCCTGGCTAATGGAATGAAATTTCTTTTACCGGAAGTTCCTCCTGGAACGAAGTTACCCCTGACTCTAGAAGCAAGAAAGATCGAGGGATGA
- a CDS encoding DegT/DnrJ/EryC1/StrS family aminotransferase, giving the protein MNGKLIKFSDPDMTSRELEGVYRVLGSSDFSGGAEIEAFERDFARYVGRKYGVSFSGAKVAFYLCLKALGLGKGDTVILSACSWRETGQVLAWAEIVPRFVDIDYWSMAIEPSKIEKEITPEVKAIIGSNPNGHPADWQQLEKIAKDHSLFLIEDSTEAIGCSFKGRRVGSFGICSLFDFSQPSALVTGRGAMIVTDCEGLASLLRILRDRSAEERQSVVKSRQPYLGCSMSGLEAALGVAQLQRIDEILQKRKAVEEFYSHFLCGFEGIKDPYVSPQATEVHWFSYVVHLGTRFSKSSRDAIIEDLRRENIEAYPYCHPLHMTGWAIERGMRRGMLPITERVADRTIALPFHGQLSFEEVEFIVKNLKEASLNVGAGAAIY; this is encoded by the coding sequence ATGAATGGAAAGTTGATCAAGTTTTCAGATCCTGATATGACAAGTAGAGAACTAGAAGGGGTCTATCGGGTTCTTGGATCGAGCGATTTCAGTGGCGGGGCTGAAATCGAGGCTTTTGAAAGGGATTTTGCCCGTTACGTGGGTAGGAAATACGGGGTGAGTTTTTCCGGGGCAAAAGTCGCTTTTTATCTTTGTTTGAAGGCCCTTGGATTGGGGAAAGGGGATACAGTGATCCTTTCGGCTTGCTCATGGAGAGAAACAGGACAGGTATTAGCTTGGGCAGAAATTGTCCCTAGGTTTGTGGATATCGACTATTGGTCTATGGCCATAGAGCCCTCGAAGATAGAAAAAGAGATCACCCCCGAGGTAAAAGCCATCATCGGATCGAATCCCAATGGGCATCCTGCCGATTGGCAGCAACTCGAGAAGATCGCCAAGGACCATTCCCTTTTTTTGATAGAGGACTCGACAGAAGCCATTGGTTGTTCTTTTAAAGGGAGGCGGGTAGGTTCTTTTGGAATTTGTTCCCTTTTTGATTTTTCGCAGCCTTCGGCTCTCGTTACAGGCAGGGGGGCGATGATCGTAACGGATTGTGAAGGGCTGGCTTCTTTGCTGAGGATACTCAGGGATCGATCCGCAGAAGAAAGGCAGTCTGTAGTAAAATCGAGGCAGCCTTATTTAGGCTGTTCAATGAGCGGCCTGGAAGCAGCGCTGGGGGTAGCCCAGTTGCAAAGGATAGATGAAATCTTGCAAAAAAGAAAAGCGGTGGAAGAATTTTACTCCCATTTTCTTTGTGGATTCGAAGGCATAAAAGACCCTTATGTTTCCCCGCAGGCAACGGAAGTCCATTGGTTTTCTTATGTCGTTCACCTGGGAACGAGATTTTCAAAGTCCAGTAGGGATGCCATCATAGAAGATTTGAGAAGAGAGAATATCGAGGCTTATCCCTATTGTCATCCGCTGCATATGACGGGATGGGCTATAGAAAGAGGAATGCGCAGGGGCATGTTGCCGATAACCGAGAGGGTTGCCGACAGGACAATCGCCTTACCCTTCCATGGTCAGTTGAGTTTCGAAGAAGTGGAATTTATCGTCAAAAACCTTAAAGAAGCCTCCCTTAACGTTGGAGCGGGAGCGGCTATTTACTGA
- a CDS encoding SIR2 family NAD-dependent protein deacylase, which produces MDKTTVESDLEDILKSLESGQLVPFLGPGVLELSKESFSFPTNPEMLSERLASLVAVPSRIRKNLWSTSQYIENYRHRKTLKALLSQIFDEQAEPNDLQKWLARIPKLPLVVDVWYDCSLSLALKERPSWGQIQGVSQAEYPGRWVKAYDREGKEVELGEAEGWQTVLYKPLGSVRPQKNFIISDSDYVEVLTEIDIQTPIPDLVKRLRQGRSFLFIGCRFQSQIERTWARQILKRSSSSHWAVISTPLTKNEERFLSEAHIKQLDLSLEDFSRKLLHFYPAFPL; this is translated from the coding sequence ATGGACAAAACGACGGTTGAAAGTGATCTCGAAGATATTTTAAAATCCCTGGAATCAGGACAGCTTGTCCCCTTTCTTGGACCTGGGGTGTTAGAACTCAGCAAAGAATCCTTTTCCTTTCCTACAAATCCGGAAATGCTTTCCGAGAGGTTGGCTTCTTTGGTTGCCGTTCCCTCGAGAATAAGGAAAAACCTTTGGAGCACCAGCCAATATATCGAAAATTACAGGCATAGAAAAACACTCAAAGCCCTTTTAAGCCAGATATTTGATGAACAAGCAGAACCCAATGACTTGCAGAAGTGGCTTGCCCGAATTCCCAAGCTACCCCTGGTTGTAGATGTGTGGTATGATTGTTCATTGAGCCTTGCTTTGAAAGAAAGGCCGTCATGGGGACAGATCCAGGGAGTGAGCCAAGCCGAATATCCGGGAAGATGGGTTAAAGCCTATGACCGAGAAGGTAAAGAAGTAGAACTGGGAGAGGCGGAGGGCTGGCAAACGGTCCTATATAAACCTTTGGGTTCGGTAAGGCCCCAAAAAAATTTTATCATATCCGATTCGGACTACGTGGAGGTGTTGACCGAAATCGACATTCAAACTCCTATACCTGACCTTGTAAAGAGGTTGAGGCAGGGAAGAAGTTTCCTCTTTATAGGGTGCCGTTTCCAGAGTCAAATTGAGAGAACGTGGGCTAGGCAGATTCTAAAGCGGTCATCCTCTTCCCATTGGGCTGTCATTTCAACTCCTCTTACAAAAAACGAAGAGCGGTTTCTTTCCGAGGCTCATATTAAACAGCTTGATTTATCCCTGGAAGACTTTTCCCGAAAGCTATTGCATTTTTATCCGGCTTTCCCTTTATAG
- the nifW gene encoding nitrogenase-stabilizing/protective protein NifW, translated as MADSFLKKMEKLEAAEDFFKLLEIPYDIKVLRVYRLHILQRFHDYISAGSRDVGTQTEEQLKQYYGSLLEKAYRDFVHSTAQEEKVFKVFKEQQPASPRTEVRFVSLDSLIGGSKLKSKTL; from the coding sequence ATGGCTGATTCTTTTTTAAAAAAAATGGAAAAATTGGAGGCCGCCGAAGATTTCTTCAAATTGCTTGAGATCCCCTACGATATAAAAGTTCTTAGGGTTTACAGGCTTCATATCCTCCAAAGGTTCCACGATTACATCTCGGCTGGATCCAGGGATGTGGGCACGCAAACCGAAGAACAGCTCAAGCAGTACTACGGCTCTTTACTGGAGAAGGCTTACCGGGATTTTGTTCATTCTACTGCCCAGGAGGAAAAGGTTTTTAAAGTTTTTAAAGAGCAGCAACCCGCCTCTCCTCGGACAGAAGTTCGATTTGTTTCTTTGGATTCATTGATAGGGGGTTCGAAACTCAAAAGCAAAACCCTTTAA
- a CDS encoding electron transfer flavoprotein subunit beta/FixA family protein, giving the protein MHAVILVKQVPDSSQIRVHPQTGTIMRQGVPAILNPYDVYALEEALQLKDKYGAFLTALSMGPLQAENALRKALSYGVDEAFLLSDRSFAGSDTLATSYALAAALRKIDSYRKIDIVFTGKQTIDGDTGQVGPGVARRLGFQLLTYVLEIKHIDFEKKTILVHRKSERGIQIVASKIPCLITVFEGKKPIRYASLPNMIRAARAPVKIWNRVDAGIEELSKIGLKGSPTVVGKVFAPQNSRGPAERLEGRSPEEICSLLVEKIFERFPEVEKKLG; this is encoded by the coding sequence ATGCATGCTGTCATTCTTGTGAAACAAGTACCGGATTCAAGCCAGATTAGGGTACATCCACAAACAGGAACGATTATGCGCCAGGGAGTCCCGGCTATTTTAAACCCCTACGATGTGTATGCCCTGGAAGAGGCTTTGCAGCTCAAGGATAAGTACGGAGCGTTCTTGACCGCTCTTTCCATGGGGCCGTTACAAGCGGAAAATGCCTTAAGAAAAGCCCTTTCTTATGGAGTGGATGAAGCTTTTCTTTTGTCGGATAGATCCTTTGCCGGATCCGACACCTTGGCTACCTCCTATGCCCTGGCGGCGGCTCTAAGAAAGATCGATTCTTACAGGAAAATAGATATCGTGTTTACGGGCAAACAAACTATAGATGGCGATACGGGACAAGTAGGACCCGGGGTGGCACGACGTCTAGGCTTTCAACTCCTTACCTACGTATTGGAAATCAAGCATATCGATTTTGAGAAAAAGACGATCTTGGTCCATAGGAAGAGCGAGAGAGGCATCCAGATTGTAGCTTCGAAAATTCCTTGCCTTATTACCGTTTTTGAAGGGAAAAAGCCTATCCGTTACGCTTCTCTACCCAACATGATTAGAGCGGCAAGGGCGCCTGTAAAAATATGGAACAGGGTGGATGCGGGTATAGAGGAATTGTCCAAGATCGGTCTTAAGGGATCTCCAACGGTTGTCGGTAAAGTGTTTGCCCCTCAAAATTCCAGGGGACCTGCAGAGAGGCTGGAGGGGAGGAGTCCGGAAGAAATCTGCTCCCTATTGGTTGAGAAAATCTTCGAGAGGTTTCCGGAAGTAGAAAAAAAACTGGGATGA